Proteins from a single region of Pseudopedobacter saltans DSM 12145:
- a CDS encoding DUF4365 domain-containing protein — MQLKATDSKDFNNDGSISIQLDTSNINYLLNNPMPAFYVLFFKETNTFYYESINNFAQSLYKKDANWNAQPSHVLRFSKPFNESAIEEIFHLTLKKGKFQRTINEKVIAQSITVNTGDKILIDTDFNVADDGEIRKLIEGIGLEIINEGKWKDLIFVHKKASGNVASTSKYNLVLGIANYYNGNLIDALSFFRTSTNLKSELTEDLRNHLLFFDTTVKYSIGLISYEEYDRKMQQLETADNVGLYIKLEKAKRKYIESLNINSTDRYENFVSDINAIITDPKANDSIKLNAKCELILFEGYKNNMEYVKGVSMINALEESIGPNIQLRVDSAKRFISANETWFKNVQQLKEDAINTKNYFAYYIALINEVKINYEFEVYTANVFIVQDIPEFPKPEIPDKEPFFESMLEKISKAVSYFYHIGHIENTVAALSTKYEILHYLNRIEEAEKGLSDLESIIESYDLTEQKKKLEILKNNGATHQHFKVWMDKIFSESDAKKREYDEMRSEMIKMDEKESKVKEKSTTKNLHIHLFPIGHFQFPVEQKELVYEILNISMEARKTFDEMFKMVIPVANIYYNPISQEGYVDGKLADTGIEVWRNIFRVRKSFYENKFYRYEPSF, encoded by the coding sequence ATTCAGCTTAAAGCAACTGATAGTAAAGATTTCAATAATGACGGAAGTATAAGTATTCAACTTGATACAAGTAATATCAATTATCTTTTGAATAACCCAATGCCCGCTTTTTATGTCTTGTTTTTTAAAGAAACTAATACGTTTTATTATGAAAGCATAAATAATTTTGCTCAATCACTTTATAAAAAGGATGCTAATTGGAATGCACAGCCAAGTCACGTATTGAGATTTTCAAAACCTTTTAATGAATCAGCGATTGAAGAAATATTTCATCTTACGTTAAAGAAGGGAAAGTTTCAAAGAACTATTAATGAAAAAGTAATTGCACAATCAATAACAGTAAACACAGGAGATAAAATTTTAATTGACACTGACTTTAATGTTGCAGACGATGGAGAAATAAGAAAATTAATTGAAGGTATCGGACTCGAAATAATAAATGAGGGAAAGTGGAAAGATTTAATTTTTGTTCACAAGAAAGCATCAGGTAATGTAGCTTCCACTTCTAAATACAACCTTGTATTAGGCATTGCAAATTATTACAATGGCAATTTAATTGATGCACTTTCATTTTTCAGAACCTCAACGAATCTTAAATCGGAACTAACAGAGGATTTGAGAAATCACCTTCTATTTTTTGACACCACAGTTAAGTATTCAATCGGTTTAATTTCCTATGAAGAATATGATAGGAAAATGCAACAGTTGGAAACTGCTGATAATGTAGGGCTTTACATTAAGTTGGAGAAGGCTAAAAGAAAATATATTGAATCACTTAACATAAATTCAACCGACCGTTACGAAAACTTTGTTTCTGATATTAATGCGATAATCACTGACCCAAAAGCAAATGATAGTATCAAACTTAATGCAAAATGTGAGTTGATTCTATTCGAGGGTTATAAAAACAATATGGAGTATGTAAAAGGTGTTTCAATGATTAATGCCTTGGAAGAAAGTATCGGTCCAAATATTCAATTACGAGTAGATTCTGCCAAAAGATTTATCTCAGCTAATGAAACTTGGTTTAAAAATGTGCAACAATTAAAGGAGGATGCGATTAATACCAAAAATTACTTCGCTTATTACATTGCTCTTATAAATGAAGTTAAAATCAATTATGAATTTGAGGTTTACACTGCAAATGTTTTTATAGTTCAAGATATACCTGAATTTCCAAAACCTGAAATTCCCGATAAAGAACCATTCTTTGAAAGTATGTTAGAAAAAATCTCAAAAGCTGTTAGTTACTTTTATCATATCGGCCACATTGAAAATACTGTTGCTGCCTTATCAACAAAATATGAAATACTTCACTATTTGAATCGTATTGAAGAGGCTGAAAAAGGTTTATCCGACCTTGAATCAATAATTGAATCTTATGATTTAACTGAGCAGAAGAAGAAATTAGAGATATTAAAAAATAATGGAGCAACTCACCAACATTTCAAGGTGTGGATGGATAAAATATTCAGTGAATCTGATGCTAAAAAAAGAGAGTATGATGAAATGAGAAGCGAAATGATAAAAATGGATGAAAAAGAGAGCAAAGTCAAAGAAAAGTCCACTACAAAAAACTTACACATTCATTTATTTCCTATTGGTCACTTCCAATTCCCAGTCGAACAAAAGGAATTAGTTTACGAGATTTTAAATATTTCAATGGAAGCGAGAAAAACATTTGATGAAATGTTTAAAATGGTAATACCAGTTGCTAATATTTACTATAATCCTATTAGCCAAGAAGGTTATGTTGATGGCAAACTTGCCGACACAGGAATAGAGGTTTGGAGAAACATATTTCGTGTCCGAAAATCATTTTATGAAAACAAATTTTATAGATACGAACCGAGTTTTTAA
- a CDS encoding DUF7149 domain-containing protein — protein MILKELKPRKALNKAFLKVKPNRTEIEGFKTNLITLLDRTNDTESEEFHKNLVSDFLKKTYYDPNHFINTKGRNDLVIHNGQNANSTVGVILEAKKPTNKAEMITTKKLNAKAFQELVLYYLRERITHKNLEVKHLVATNINEWFIFDATLFDRLFAQNKNLVKQFNDFEGGRLADTKTDFFYKQIAEPFIDSITSEIEFTYFNIQDFQKPLRNTDKADDNSLIALFKILSPEHLLKLPFTNDSNSLDKRFYSELLHIIGLTETKEGSKKLIERNKAGERHTGTILEDAIIQLDSLDKLNRLEKPNQFGNTQQERLFNVALELSITWINRILFLKLLEAQLITYHKGDKSFSFLNLDKIKNYDDLNSLFFQVLARKYDERNEDVKKAFEKTPYLNSSLFEPTDIEQVTLFISNLKDDKTIPIFSQTVLKDQQGKKRTGNISTLQYLFEFLDAYDFGAEGGEEIQEDNKTLINASVLGLIFEKINGYKDGSFFTPGFITMYMCRETIRKAVVQKFNETKKWNCTTLEELYDKIEDRKEANKIVNSIKICDPAVGSGHFLVSALNEMIAVKNDLKILQDRDGKRLKEYQVEVVNDELIVTDEEGELFEYNPSNKESQRIQETLFHEKQTIIENCLFGVDINSNSVKICRLRLWIELLKNAYYKNATELETLPNIDINIKCGNSLVSRFAIDADLKQALKKSKWTIDSYRIAVDTYRNAESKEQKREMERLIADIKSDFRSEISLNDPKVKKLRKLSGDLYQMTNQGQLFEMSKREKADWNKKVQQLTEETKKLETEIEEIKANKIFENAFEWRFEFPEVLNDDGDFVGFDVVIGNPPYVVVLKSTFGNNYLDFFNHNYITSEYNPNTYALFIELALSKLLKNKGQFSYIIPNSWLNGKYFTKLRAFVQNLSNRELINLKDNAFEVIVETVILISENENTAQKPILKEFADGNIFVEVNSEFEFGVNPFFELQLPDFVSRIIKSSENIKNHCLVYRGVETRNNNDYISTTKHNDLWKEILLGKDVHRYSYKYSGSYVKFVPKELKSNANIDYYLRDKILMRRTGNSIIACADYNKFIALKNLYLIIPNDLTLLPLILLQLNSKLFDFIHKSLTTGENKAFAQFPAHYVETLPCRIDNSLIEKSIKLFQQRANDESVENQIDQLVYQLYELSEEEIKIIEG, from the coding sequence ATGATTTTAAAAGAATTGAAACCAAGAAAGGCACTAAACAAAGCCTTTTTAAAAGTAAAACCGAACAGGACTGAAATTGAAGGTTTCAAGACCAATCTTATTACTTTACTCGACAGAACAAATGACACGGAAAGCGAAGAGTTTCATAAGAACTTGGTTTCCGACTTTCTAAAGAAAACCTATTACGACCCAAACCATTTTATAAATACCAAAGGTCGCAACGACCTTGTTATTCATAACGGACAAAATGCAAACTCGACAGTTGGCGTAATTCTCGAAGCTAAAAAGCCGACCAACAAAGCCGAGATGATTACAACCAAAAAATTGAATGCAAAAGCATTTCAGGAATTGGTTTTGTATTATTTACGTGAGAGAATTACTCATAAAAACCTTGAAGTAAAACATTTGGTGGCAACAAACATAAACGAATGGTTCATTTTTGACGCTACCCTATTCGACAGACTTTTTGCCCAAAACAAAAATCTTGTAAAGCAATTCAACGACTTTGAAGGTGGACGATTGGCAGACACGAAAACCGATTTTTTCTACAAACAAATTGCCGAGCCGTTTATTGACAGTATTACTTCTGAAATTGAATTTACCTATTTCAACATTCAGGACTTTCAAAAACCGTTACGCAATACCGACAAAGCAGACGATAATTCGCTGATTGCTTTATTTAAAATTTTATCACCTGAGCATCTTTTAAAACTTCCTTTCACCAACGACAGCAACAGCCTTGACAAACGCTTTTACAGCGAATTGTTGCACATTATCGGCTTGACCGAAACCAAAGAAGGAAGCAAAAAACTGATTGAGCGAAACAAAGCGGGTGAGCGACACACAGGAACAATTCTTGAAGATGCCATCATTCAGCTTGACAGCTTAGATAAACTCAACAGACTTGAAAAACCAAACCAATTTGGCAACACACAACAAGAACGACTTTTTAATGTTGCTCTTGAACTTTCTATCACTTGGATAAACCGTATTTTGTTTTTGAAGTTGTTGGAAGCTCAATTAATCACTTATCACAAGGGCGACAAATCTTTTTCGTTTCTCAATCTTGACAAAATAAAGAACTATGACGACCTGAACAGCTTGTTTTTTCAGGTGTTGGCACGCAAGTATGACGAGCGAAACGAAGATGTAAAAAAGGCATTTGAAAAAACACCTTATCTCAATTCATCGCTTTTCGAGCCAACCGATATTGAGCAGGTTACTTTGTTTATCAGCAATCTGAAAGACGATAAAACCATCCCGATTTTTTCGCAAACCGTGCTGAAAGACCAGCAAGGCAAAAAACGAACAGGCAATATTTCCACGCTTCAATACTTGTTTGAGTTTTTAGATGCTTACGATTTTGGAGCTGAAGGTGGAGAAGAAATTCAGGAAGACAACAAAACCCTGATTAACGCTTCGGTTCTTGGATTGATTTTCGAGAAAATAAACGGCTACAAAGACGGTTCATTTTTCACTCCCGGCTTCATCACAATGTATATGTGCCGTGAAACCATTCGCAAAGCCGTTGTGCAGAAATTCAACGAAACCAAAAAATGGAATTGCACAACGCTTGAAGAACTTTACGACAAAATTGAAGACCGCAAAGAAGCCAACAAAATTGTAAACAGCATCAAAATTTGCGACCCTGCCGTAGGTTCAGGTCACTTTTTAGTTTCGGCACTCAATGAAATGATTGCCGTTAAAAACGACTTGAAAATTCTGCAAGACCGAGACGGAAAACGCCTGAAAGAATATCAGGTGGAAGTGGTAAATGATGAATTGATTGTAACAGACGAAGAAGGTGAACTTTTTGAATACAACCCAAGCAACAAAGAAAGCCAGCGAATACAGGAAACGCTTTTCCACGAAAAGCAAACCATAATTGAAAACTGCCTTTTCGGTGTGGACATCAATTCCAATTCCGTAAAAATTTGCCGTTTGCGTTTATGGATTGAACTTTTGAAAAACGCTTATTACAAGAACGCCACCGAATTAGAAACACTTCCAAATATTGACATCAACATAAAATGCGGAAACTCTTTGGTGAGCCGTTTTGCAATTGATGCCGACTTGAAACAAGCCTTGAAAAAAAGCAAGTGGACAATTGACAGCTACCGAATAGCCGTTGACACTTACCGAAACGCTGAAAGCAAGGAACAAAAAAGAGAAATGGAACGGCTGATTGCCGACATTAAATCGGATTTTAGAAGTGAAATTTCGCTGAACGACCCGAAAGTAAAGAAGCTACGCAAACTCTCAGGCGACTTGTATCAAATGACCAATCAAGGGCAATTGTTTGAAATGAGCAAAAGGGAAAAAGCCGATTGGAACAAGAAAGTGCAACAACTGACCGAAGAAACCAAAAAACTTGAAACCGAAATTGAAGAAATAAAAGCCAACAAGATTTTTGAAAACGCTTTTGAATGGCGTTTTGAATTTCCTGAAGTGCTAAATGATGATGGTGATTTTGTGGGCTTTGATGTGGTGATTGGAAATCCGCCTTATGTGGTTGTTTTAAAATCAACTTTTGGAAATAATTATTTAGATTTTTTCAATCATAACTACATAACATCAGAATACAATCCGAATACTTATGCTTTGTTCATCGAGTTAGCATTGAGTAAACTTTTGAAAAACAAAGGACAATTTTCATACATAATACCAAACTCTTGGTTAAATGGGAAATACTTTACCAAGTTGAGAGCATTTGTCCAAAATCTTAGTAACAGAGAACTTATTAACTTAAAAGACAATGCTTTTGAAGTAATAGTTGAAACTGTAATTCTTATTTCCGAAAATGAAAATACAGCTCAAAAACCTATCCTAAAAGAATTTGCAGACGGGAATATATTCGTAGAAGTTAATAGCGAATTTGAATTTGGAGTAAATCCGTTTTTTGAATTACAGCTTCCTGATTTCGTTAGCAGAATTATTAAATCCTCAGAGAATATTAAAAATCACTGTTTGGTTTATCGTGGTGTAGAAACAAGAAACAACAATGACTATATTTCAACCACCAAGCACAATGATTTATGGAAAGAAATTTTACTTGGCAAAGACGTTCACAGATATTCCTACAAATACAGCGGCTCTTATGTAAAGTTTGTCCCAAAAGAACTTAAAAGCAATGCGAACATTGACTACTATCTGCGTGATAAAATTTTAATGCGAAGAACAGGGAACTCAATTATTGCTTGTGCTGATTACAATAAGTTTATTGCATTAAAAAATCTCTATCTAATTATTCCAAACGATTTAACACTTCTTCCATTAATTCTCCTTCAACTCAATTCTAAATTGTTTGACTTTATTCATAAATCATTAACAACAGGAGAAAATAAAGCGTTTGCACAGTTTCCGGCACATTACGTAGAAACACTACCTTGTAGAATTGACAATTCTTTAATTGAAAAGTCAATCAAACTTTTTCAACAAAGAGCAAATGACGAAAGCGTAGAAAATCAAATTGACCAATTAGTTTATCAGCTTTACGAGTTGTCCGAAGAAGAAATAAAAATAATTGAAGGCTGA
- a CDS encoding SDR family oxidoreductase yields MKSALITGANKGIGLETAKQLLKKGFYVYIGSRNLGNGLHAVEKLKAQGLTNVEAIQLDVTDDNSVKNARTEIGKKRASLDVLINNAGINGGSPYTALEANSEQFLATFATNVFGVARVTQAFIDLLKNSTEPRIVNVSTSVSSLTLQSDPNWFAYNFAKYAVYGSSKAALNMFTVHLAYELRDTAFKVNAVCPGYTKTDFTGYNGGEVEEAGKRIVKYALLDKDGVTGKFISEETNPETGEIAW; encoded by the coding sequence ATGAAGTCAGCACTTATCACCGGAGCAAACAAAGGCATAGGTTTAGAAACTGCAAAACAACTATTGAAAAAGGGATTTTATGTTTACATAGGAAGCCGAAATTTAGGAAACGGTTTACATGCAGTTGAAAAACTAAAAGCACAAGGATTGACAAATGTAGAAGCCATTCAACTCGACGTAACCGATGACAATTCTGTAAAAAATGCAAGAACAGAAATTGGCAAAAAGAGAGCGAGTTTGGACGTATTGATAAACAACGCAGGTATCAATGGTGGTTCGCCATACACCGCATTAGAAGCAAATTCAGAGCAATTTTTGGCAACATTTGCCACAAACGTTTTTGGTGTTGCAAGAGTAACACAAGCATTTATTGATTTGCTTAAAAATTCGACTGAACCAAGAATTGTGAACGTGAGCACAAGCGTTAGTTCGCTTACGCTGCAAAGCGACCCAAATTGGTTTGCTTACAACTTTGCAAAATATGCGGTTTACGGATCTTCGAAAGCAGCTTTAAATATGTTTACCGTTCATTTAGCTTACGAACTTCGCGACACAGCCTTCAAAGTTAATGCAGTTTGCCCCGGCTACACTAAAACAGATTTTACAGGTTACAATGGTGGCGAAGTTGAAGAAGCAGGAAAACGTATTGTGAAATATGCTTTGTTAGATAAAGACGGTGTAACAGGAAAATTCATCAGCGAAGAAACCAATCCCGAAACAGGCGAAATTGCCTGGTAA
- a CDS encoding tetratricopeptide repeat protein produces MKNNILTLIFLLITITTSAQNKMENKFITWDNFVENFGKEMVSAEDVFNNMVKNGLKNNTLTKMDFTFVSDEKENLIKLGEFIKTHYPYTIQEVKRFENLWEINGETNEFPMTSDNLLYWALDMYKRGYEFDATLEAYGGLANSKTAKFPITDISKTDFYFDKGIECYNNGDLSGAIFNWTLTIEIDPKDPNAYYSRAIVKNELYTWKSALKDYDEAIKIAPNFVSALINRGGLKDENEDYQGAIVDYETVLKLDKLEAEEKQQAYFNLGNTYYNLKDKKKACENWKKALENGAEYAKERIKEYCK; encoded by the coding sequence ATGAAAAATAATATTCTGACTTTAATATTTTTGCTAATAACGATAACTACTTCAGCGCAAAATAAAATGGAAAATAAATTTATTACTTGGGACAACTTTGTAGAAAATTTCGGAAAAGAAATGGTTTCAGCAGAAGACGTTTTTAACAATATGGTTAAGAACGGACTTAAAAATAATACTCTTACAAAAATGGATTTCACATTCGTGTCTGACGAAAAGGAAAATCTAATAAAATTAGGAGAGTTTATTAAAACACATTATCCTTATACAATTCAAGAAGTTAAAAGATTTGAAAACCTTTGGGAAATTAATGGAGAAACAAATGAATTTCCAATGACTTCTGACAACTTATTGTATTGGGCATTAGATATGTACAAAAGAGGATATGAATTTGATGCAACACTTGAGGCTTATGGAGGACTGGCTAATTCAAAAACAGCAAAATTTCCGATAACGGACATTTCAAAAACAGACTTTTATTTTGACAAAGGAATTGAATGTTACAATAACGGAGATTTGAGTGGAGCAATTTTTAATTGGACATTAACAATAGAAATTGATCCAAAAGATCCAAATGCATATTATTCGAGAGCAATAGTTAAAAATGAACTTTATACCTGGAAATCTGCACTAAAAGATTACGACGAAGCAATAAAAATAGCTCCAAATTTTGTAAGTGCTTTAATAAATCGTGGTGGACTAAAAGACGAAAACGAAGATTATCAAGGAGCAATAGTTGATTATGAAACAGTTTTAAAACTTGATAAACTAGAAGCTGAAGAAAAACAACAAGCTTATTTTAATTTAGGCAACACTTACTATAACCTGAAAGATAAAAAGAAAGCCTGCGAAAATTGGAAAAAAGCTCTAGAAAACGGTGCGGAATACGCAAAAGAACGAATAAAAGAATATTGTAAATAA
- the merTP gene encoding mercuric transport protein MerTP encodes MKSDNKLAGLGLLTAISASLCCITPVLALLAGTSGLASTFSWLDPFRPYLIGLTVLVLAFAWYQKLKPQKQIDCCDTTEKTPFIQTKKFLGFVTVFAGLMLAFPSYVHIFFPKTESQTIITDQSNIKTAEFTINGMTCAGCEENVNHEVNKLTGIIKTNVSYDNGNAIIEFDRTQTDIQEIEKAITKTGYSVTDKKEIK; translated from the coding sequence ATGAAATCAGATAATAAACTTGCAGGACTTGGACTTTTGACAGCAATTTCGGCATCACTATGCTGCATTACACCTGTTTTGGCTCTGTTGGCTGGAACAAGTGGACTTGCTTCTACTTTCTCTTGGCTTGACCCATTCAGACCATATTTAATTGGCTTGACAGTTTTGGTTCTTGCGTTTGCTTGGTATCAAAAACTGAAACCTCAAAAACAAATTGACTGCTGCGACACAACTGAAAAAACACCCTTTATTCAGACAAAAAAGTTTTTGGGTTTCGTAACAGTTTTTGCAGGACTGATGCTTGCGTTTCCAAGTTATGTCCACATATTCTTTCCAAAGACAGAAAGTCAAACAATCATAACCGACCAATCAAACATTAAAACAGCAGAATTTACAATTAACGGAATGACTTGTGCAGGTTGTGAAGAAAACGTAAATCACGAAGTAAATAAACTGACAGGAATAATTAAGACGAATGTTTCTTACGACAACGGCAACGCAATCATAGAATTTGATAGAACTCAAACCGACATTCAAGAGATAGAAAAAGCCATAACTAAAACAGGCTATTCCGTAACCGACAAAAAAGAAATAAAATGA
- a CDS encoding Crp/Fnr family transcriptional regulator, with protein MKELIEYILQFGNLNEQQIDLITSKATEKELRKDEYFSEAGKIPRQVGFVVDGVVRGCYYNNKGEEITRCFIPENNMAVDYPNFETNSASAEYLQASTNCKLIVFSKQDWDELSHTIVGWDNIRNKMVQKCLYQKSRKSPVISQDATTRYLEFLENYPTLTNRVSLAHIASYLGVTQQSLSRIRKNIR; from the coding sequence ATGAAAGAATTGATAGAATATATTTTACAGTTCGGCAATTTAAATGAACAGCAAATTGACCTTATAACAAGTAAAGCGACTGAAAAAGAACTTCGTAAAGACGAGTATTTTTCGGAAGCCGGTAAAATTCCACGACAAGTCGGTTTCGTTGTAGACGGTGTAGTTCGTGGCTGTTATTATAACAACAAAGGCGAAGAAATTACGCGTTGCTTTATTCCTGAAAATAATATGGCAGTTGATTATCCCAACTTTGAAACCAATTCTGCTTCGGCTGAATACTTGCAAGCGAGCACTAATTGCAAACTCATTGTGTTTTCAAAACAAGATTGGGACGAACTTTCGCATACCATTGTCGGCTGGGACAACATTAGGAACAAAATGGTTCAGAAATGTCTTTATCAAAAATCCAGAAAAAGCCCCGTAATTTCACAAGACGCAACTACACGCTATTTGGAATTTCTTGAAAATTATCCAACACTAACCAATCGTGTTTCGCTTGCTCATATTGCTTCTTATTTGGGCGTTACACAACAATCATTGAGCAGAATTAGAAAAAACATTCGCTAA
- a CDS encoding tyrosine-type recombinase/integrase, whose protein sequence is MDSETILTSFEKKLVIQRYASNTIRSYMDYAGLFLKYVDKFASLKDVPIAIIETFINEKVENENISASYQKGLVGAIKKLYELILDEKISLDYLYPKRSFSKLPKFFSKEEVRKLLDSTENLKHKAMLMTIYSCGLRLNELLNLRISDIRSSDKIIRINQSKGNKDRIVSLPDKLLTILRDYYQVYKPSHYLFEGEKRNRYSERSVQLVLKKALAKAKIKTEGTVHSLRHSYATHLIQSGIDVRIVQELLGHENIKTTMIYTHITDIDKKRTPSPLDFL, encoded by the coding sequence ATGGATAGCGAAACCATATTAACATCGTTTGAAAAAAAGCTGGTGATTCAGCGATACGCCAGCAATACCATAAGATCCTATATGGATTATGCCGGTTTATTTCTCAAATATGTTGACAAATTCGCGTCTTTAAAAGACGTACCAATAGCAATTATAGAAACTTTTATAAACGAAAAAGTAGAGAACGAAAACATCAGTGCTTCATACCAAAAAGGTTTAGTCGGAGCTATAAAAAAGCTTTACGAATTGATTTTAGACGAGAAGATTTCCTTAGACTATTTATATCCAAAAAGGTCATTTTCTAAATTGCCCAAATTCTTTTCCAAAGAAGAGGTTCGAAAATTATTAGACAGTACCGAAAATCTAAAGCACAAAGCCATGTTGATGACCATTTATAGTTGTGGTTTGCGTCTGAACGAATTGTTAAATCTCCGGATAAGCGATATACGTTCATCCGATAAAATTATCCGAATCAACCAGAGTAAAGGTAATAAAGACCGGATAGTATCGTTACCGGATAAACTTTTGACTATTTTGCGCGACTATTATCAGGTTTACAAGCCCTCGCACTATCTTTTCGAGGGAGAAAAAAGAAATCGATACAGCGAGCGCAGTGTGCAGTTGGTTTTGAAAAAAGCGTTGGCAAAAGCAAAAATCAAAACCGAAGGCACGGTACATTCATTAAGACATTCCTATGCGACACATCTCATTCAATCTGGAATTGATGTCCGGATTGTACAGGAATTACTTGGTCATGAAAATATTAAAACAACCATGATCTATACCCATATCACCGATATTGATAAAAAGCGAACTCCCAGCCCTCTGGATTTTTTATAA
- a CDS encoding DUF6428 family protein, translated as MKLSEVKQILPTLENVEFQLENGTFVPEHFHVTEVGIITKNFIDCGGVIRTEKVVNFQLWNADDFEHRLKPNKLLNIIKLSEEKLGIEDFEIEVEYQSETIGKYDLEFNGKTFVLINKTTACLAQDACGIPTEKQKKNLVELSVNQTVCKPNSGCC; from the coding sequence ATGAAATTATCAGAGGTAAAACAGATTTTGCCAACATTAGAGAATGTAGAATTTCAATTAGAAAACGGAACTTTTGTTCCGGAACATTTTCACGTTACAGAAGTGGGGATAATTACCAAAAACTTTATCGATTGTGGTGGCGTAATTCGCACAGAAAAAGTCGTAAACTTTCAATTGTGGAATGCAGACGATTTCGAACATCGTTTAAAACCAAATAAATTGCTCAACATCATCAAACTATCCGAAGAAAAATTGGGCATTGAAGATTTTGAAATCGAAGTAGAATATCAATCGGAAACAATAGGAAAATACGATTTAGAATTTAACGGAAAAACATTCGTTTTGATTAATAAAACTACAGCTTGTTTGGCCCAGGATGCTTGCGGAATTCCAACCGAAAAGCAGAAGAAAAATTTAGTAGAATTATCCGTAAATCAAACAGTTTGCAAACCAAATTCGGGCTGTTGTTAG
- a CDS encoding ArsR/SmtB family transcription factor, whose protein sequence is MGATKTEHFTDQQNQIATIAKALGHPARIAVIEYLMKVNECICGDIVNELPLAQPTVSQHLKELKNAGIIKGNIEGNSICYCIDEKTIEILNVYFSKIVEAVSKAKCC, encoded by the coding sequence ATGGGAGCAACTAAAACAGAGCATTTCACAGACCAGCAAAACCAAATTGCTACCATCGCAAAAGCGTTGGGACATCCTGCGAGAATTGCAGTTATCGAGTATTTAATGAAGGTAAATGAATGTATTTGTGGCGACATTGTGAATGAACTTCCATTAGCTCAACCAACCGTTTCGCAACATCTGAAAGAATTGAAAAACGCTGGAATTATAAAAGGAAATATCGAAGGAAACTCCATTTGCTACTGCATCGATGAAAAAACAATCGAAATTTTGAATGTTTATTTCTCGAAAATTGTAGAAGCCGTTTCTAAAGCCAAATGCTGTTAA
- a CDS encoding arsenate reductase ArsC encodes MTKKVLVLCTGNSCRSQIAEGYLRHFAGQKAEVFSAGVETHGVNPKAIATMKDDGIDISNHTSNNIDEYRDIDFDFVITVCDNAKERCPFFPTKARKFHYNFPDPAKAIGTDEEIATEFRKVRQQIKDYCENFVAENL; translated from the coding sequence ATGACAAAAAAAGTATTAGTTCTTTGCACAGGAAACAGTTGCAGAAGCCAAATTGCGGAAGGATATTTAAGACATTTTGCAGGGCAGAAAGCAGAAGTTTTTAGTGCAGGTGTAGAAACTCATGGCGTAAACCCGAAAGCAATCGCTACGATGAAAGATGACGGAATTGATATTTCAAATCATACCTCAAATAACATTGACGAATATCGAGACATAGATTTTGACTTTGTAATAACGGTTTGTGATAATGCCAAAGAACGCTGTCCTTTCTTTCCGACAAAAGCTCGAAAGTTTCATTATAATTTTCCAGACCCAGCAAAAGCAATAGGAACAGACGAGGAAATTGCCACAGAATTTAGAAAAGTAAGACAGCAAATTAAAGATTATTGCGAAAATTTTGTTGCTGAAAATTTGTAA
- a CDS encoding GDCCVxC domain-containing (seleno)protein, protein MNIILQSTITCPECGHKKEETMPTDACQYFYECESCKKVLKPKQGDCCVFCSYGTVKCPSIQAGTNCC, encoded by the coding sequence ATGAACATAATCCTGCAATCAACTATCACTTGCCCTGAATGTGGACATAAGAAAGAAGAAACTATGCCGACAGACGCTTGCCAATATTTTTACGAGTGCGAAAGCTGCAAAAAGGTATTAAAGCCAAAACAGGGCGACTGTTGTGTATTTTGTAGCTATGGAACAGTGAAATGTCCATCCATTCAAGCCGGGACAAATTGCTGTTAA